In Meiothermus ruber DSM 1279, the following proteins share a genomic window:
- a CDS encoding YdcF family protein, whose product MRVWWALVFVAVGLVFFSPKASPGTLQKADWIVVLGAAQYNGEPSVIFRNRLEAALRLYQQGYAPRIAVTGGRAPGDRYSEGGVGCSYLEAKGVPPAALYCEQQSRRTVENLTNIAPVVGKSRLIIVTDEPHLPRALILAEQLGLQATGFAVHGNFKESYRYRESLLALLARLGVR is encoded by the coding sequence ATGCGCGTGTGGTGGGCCTTGGTGTTTGTGGCGGTGGGACTGGTGTTTTTTAGCCCCAAAGCCTCGCCCGGCACCCTACAAAAGGCCGACTGGATTGTGGTGTTGGGGGCCGCGCAGTACAACGGCGAGCCCTCGGTGATTTTCCGCAACCGCCTCGAGGCTGCCCTGCGCCTCTACCAGCAAGGGTACGCCCCCCGCATCGCCGTTACCGGGGGCCGCGCCCCTGGCGACCGCTACAGCGAAGGCGGGGTAGGTTGTTCATATCTGGAAGCCAAGGGGGTTCCGCCCGCAGCCCTCTACTGCGAGCAACAAAGCCGACGCACCGTTGAAAACCTCACCAACATTGCCCCTGTGGTCGGCAAGTCCCGGCTCATCATCGTCACCGACGAACCGCATCTGCCCCGCGCCCTGATCCTGGCCGAACAGCTCGGCCTTCAGGCCACAGGGTTTGCCGTACACGGAAACTTTAAGGAGTCCTACCGGTATCGAGAAAGCCTGCTGGCCCTGCTGGCCCGGCTGGGGGTGCGCTAA
- the iolG gene encoding inositol 2-dehydrogenase: MKRLNVAMIGAGRMGQAHARVLAGLWHCRVVWVVDPAEARASAVAAELGAQASSHLEEALQDASVDAVIITTPTPTHAQVVEAAARAGKAIFVEKPIAESLEAGKRVVQAIEKHGVPCQVGFQRRYDPAYQRARAMIEQGALGRLEGIRLVGRDPHPPSLEFLKTSGGLLVDMGIHDLDSARFLLGEVLEVAAIGGALAEPGLREYGLFDTAVATLRFENGAVGTLEVALRTAYGYDIRCEVLGEKGRIHIEYDRKPQLTLYDAQGGHFDRPRNFEQRFAEAYRAELEAFAQNLQAGQPLKPDAREAWYSLRLALAAQQALETGQVVQVAALGSLE, translated from the coding sequence GTGAAACGACTTAACGTAGCCATGATTGGGGCCGGGCGGATGGGCCAGGCCCATGCCCGGGTGCTGGCGGGCCTCTGGCACTGCCGGGTGGTCTGGGTGGTGGATCCGGCGGAGGCTCGAGCCAGCGCAGTAGCCGCCGAGCTGGGGGCCCAGGCCAGCAGCCATCTGGAGGAGGCTTTGCAGGATGCCTCGGTGGATGCGGTGATCATCACCACGCCCACCCCCACCCACGCGCAGGTGGTGGAAGCCGCCGCCAGGGCCGGAAAAGCGATATTCGTGGAGAAGCCCATCGCCGAGAGCCTCGAGGCTGGAAAACGCGTAGTGCAGGCTATCGAAAAGCACGGCGTCCCCTGCCAGGTGGGCTTCCAGCGCCGCTACGACCCGGCCTACCAGCGGGCCAGGGCCATGATCGAGCAGGGGGCTTTGGGCCGGCTGGAGGGCATCCGGCTGGTGGGGCGCGACCCCCACCCACCCAGCCTGGAGTTTCTCAAGACCAGCGGGGGCCTGCTGGTGGATATGGGCATCCACGACCTGGACTCGGCCCGGTTTTTGCTTGGTGAGGTGCTCGAGGTCGCGGCCATCGGGGGTGCATTGGCCGAGCCAGGTTTGCGGGAATATGGCCTCTTCGACACCGCCGTGGCGACCCTGCGCTTTGAGAATGGGGCGGTGGGGACGCTCGAGGTGGCCCTGCGCACCGCCTACGGCTACGACATCCGCTGCGAGGTGCTGGGGGAAAAGGGCCGCATCCACATCGAGTACGACCGAAAACCCCAGCTCACCCTCTACGACGCGCAAGGGGGCCATTTTGACCGCCCGCGCAACTTCGAGCAACGGTTCGCCGAGGCCTACCGGGCCGAGCTGGAAGCCTTCGCCCAGAACCTACAGGCCGGCCAGCCCCTGAAGCCCGATGCCCGCGAGGCCTGGTACTCGCTGCGCCTGGCCCTGGCCGCCCAGCAAGCCCTCGAGACGGGGCAGGTGGTACAGGTGGCCGCCCTGGGTTCTCTGGAGTGA
- a CDS encoding ATP-binding cassette domain-containing protein, which translates to MTPLIELRKVSKYFGPVVSLKDIDMKVYAGEVHCLLGDNGAGKSTLIKTLSGVHQPSEGQIFMEGQPVVFKSPRDALDRGIATVYQDLAMLPLMSISRNFFLGREPRRKVGPFSIYDAAFAARVAREEMKKIGIDIRDPDQPVGTLSGGERQSVAIARAVYFGAKVLILDEPTSALGVKESAVVLKYIVQAKLRGLGVIFITHNVHHAWAVGDTFTVLNRGKSYGTFGKNQVTREQLLQMMAGGEELEALAVELDLIARKDPSAAAAAEHQAAEELHKPN; encoded by the coding sequence ATGACCCCCCTCATCGAACTGCGCAAGGTGAGCAAGTACTTTGGGCCGGTGGTCTCGCTCAAAGACATCGACATGAAGGTCTACGCCGGGGAGGTGCACTGCCTGTTGGGCGACAACGGCGCGGGCAAGAGCACCCTGATTAAGACCCTTTCCGGGGTACACCAGCCCTCGGAGGGGCAGATCTTCATGGAAGGGCAGCCGGTGGTCTTCAAGTCGCCCCGCGATGCTTTGGACAGGGGCATTGCCACGGTTTATCAAGACCTGGCCATGCTGCCCTTGATGAGCATCAGTCGGAACTTCTTTTTAGGCCGGGAGCCCCGGCGGAAGGTGGGGCCTTTCAGCATCTACGACGCGGCCTTTGCCGCCCGTGTGGCCCGCGAGGAGATGAAGAAGATCGGGATTGACATCCGCGACCCCGACCAGCCGGTGGGCACCCTGTCGGGCGGGGAGCGGCAGTCGGTGGCCATTGCCCGGGCCGTCTACTTTGGTGCCAAGGTGCTGATTCTGGACGAGCCCACCTCGGCCCTGGGGGTCAAGGAGTCGGCGGTGGTGCTCAAGTACATCGTGCAGGCCAAGCTGCGCGGCCTGGGGGTCATTTTCATCACCCACAACGTGCACCATGCCTGGGCGGTGGGCGACACCTTCACCGTGCTCAACCGGGGCAAGAGCTACGGCACCTTTGGCAAAAACCAGGTGACCCGGGAGCAGCTTTTGCAGATGATGGCCGGCGGGGAGGAACTCGAGGCCCTGGCGGTGGAGCTGGATTTGATTGCCCGAAAAGACCCCAGCGCCGCCGCTGCCGCCGAGCACCAGGCCGCAGAGGAGCTGCACAAACCCAACTAG
- a CDS encoding TIM barrel protein: MAIRFGNAPCSWGTIEGWGQGIGYSQMLDELKASGYHGTELGDWGYMPTEPARLRQELSSRGLSMLGAYEGVYLLEPGEHAAGEARVLRTARLLQSVADLNQGWSPLVVLADEHSRDPVRFQHAGRIRPEQSLSAQQWKVFAAGANRIARAVHDETGLRTVFHHHCAGYVETPWEIEALLEHTDERVLGLVFDTGHYLYGTGLNEPERVLEGLERFKDRLWYVHYKDCQPQIASRARREGWSYKEAIGQGVFCELGQGQIDFGAVTRKLQELGYAGWITVEQDVLPGMGQPKESAQRNREYLRRVTGL; this comes from the coding sequence ATGGCGATCCGTTTTGGCAACGCCCCCTGTAGCTGGGGCACCATCGAAGGCTGGGGACAGGGCATCGGCTACAGCCAGATGCTCGACGAACTCAAGGCCAGCGGCTACCACGGCACCGAGCTGGGCGACTGGGGCTACATGCCCACCGAGCCCGCCCGGCTTCGTCAGGAACTCAGCTCGCGCGGCCTGAGCATGCTGGGGGCCTACGAAGGGGTCTACCTGCTCGAGCCCGGCGAACACGCCGCCGGTGAGGCCCGCGTGCTGCGCACCGCCCGCCTGCTGCAAAGCGTGGCCGATCTCAACCAGGGCTGGTCGCCCTTGGTGGTGCTGGCCGATGAACACAGCCGCGACCCGGTGCGCTTTCAGCACGCCGGAAGAATCCGACCCGAGCAAAGCCTGAGCGCCCAGCAGTGGAAGGTTTTTGCCGCAGGGGCCAACCGCATCGCTCGAGCCGTCCACGATGAAACCGGGCTGCGCACGGTCTTTCACCACCACTGCGCGGGCTACGTAGAGACCCCCTGGGAGATCGAGGCCCTGCTCGAGCACACCGACGAACGGGTGCTGGGGCTGGTCTTCGACACCGGGCACTACCTGTACGGCACGGGCCTGAATGAGCCGGAACGGGTGCTGGAGGGCCTCGAGCGCTTCAAGGATCGGCTCTGGTACGTGCACTACAAAGACTGCCAGCCCCAAATTGCCAGCCGGGCCCGCCGCGAGGGCTGGAGCTACAAGGAGGCCATCGGCCAGGGGGTGTTCTGTGAGCTGGGCCAGGGCCAGATTGATTTTGGCGCGGTGACCCGGAAGCTACAAGAGCTGGGCTACGCTGGCTGGATTACCGTGGAGCAGGACGTGCTGCCCG
- a CDS encoding sugar ABC transporter substrate-binding protein, translating into MKKVWLAALLVLGMGLALAQQVRIVVISHGQASDPFWSVVKNGVEAAAKETGARVEYRAPETFDMVRMAQLIDAAVASRPNGIVVSIPDGKALERSIRAAVRAGIPVISMNSGSDVAESLGVLVHVGQTEYEAGLGAGKRMKAAGVKNAICINQEVGNVALDLRCKGFFDGLGIKANVIPVKIGDPTGIRNAVAAALQRDPSIDGVLTLGPTAAEPVLQALEGKKVTFGTFDLSPAVLTALSQKKMAFAIDQQQWLQGYLPIIILNNYIKYGLLPANPVILTGPGFVTPENAAQVIDLSKKGIR; encoded by the coding sequence ATGAAAAAGGTGTGGTTGGCAGCTTTGTTGGTTTTGGGGATGGGCCTGGCGCTGGCCCAGCAGGTGCGGATCGTGGTGATCTCCCACGGCCAGGCTTCGGATCCTTTCTGGTCGGTGGTGAAGAACGGGGTGGAGGCCGCCGCCAAGGAAACCGGAGCCCGGGTAGAGTACCGGGCACCCGAGACCTTCGATATGGTGCGCATGGCCCAGCTCATTGACGCGGCGGTGGCCTCGAGGCCCAACGGCATCGTGGTCTCGATTCCCGACGGCAAGGCCCTTGAGCGCTCCATCCGGGCGGCGGTGCGGGCCGGCATCCCAGTGATCTCGATGAACTCCGGCTCCGATGTGGCCGAAAGCCTGGGGGTGCTGGTACACGTGGGCCAGACCGAGTACGAAGCCGGGTTGGGCGCCGGTAAGCGCATGAAGGCCGCCGGGGTCAAGAACGCCATCTGCATTAACCAGGAAGTGGGCAACGTGGCCCTCGACCTGCGCTGCAAGGGTTTCTTTGACGGGCTGGGCATTAAGGCCAACGTGATTCCGGTCAAGATTGGCGACCCCACCGGCATCCGCAATGCGGTAGCGGCGGCTTTGCAAAGAGACCCCAGCATTGACGGGGTGCTGACCCTGGGCCCCACGGCCGCCGAGCCGGTGCTGCAAGCCCTGGAGGGCAAAAAAGTCACCTTCGGCACCTTCGACCTTTCGCCGGCGGTACTGACCGCGCTCAGCCAGAAAAAGATGGCCTTTGCCATCGACCAGCAGCAGTGGCTCCAGGGCTACCTGCCCATCATCATCCTTAACAACTACATCAAGTATGGGCTCCTGCCAGCCAACCCGGTCATCCTGACCGGCCCCGGCTTCGTCACCCCGGAAAACGCGGCCCAGGTGATTGACCTTTCCAAGAAGGGCATCCGCTAA
- the iolD gene encoding 3D-(3,5/4)-trihydroxycyclohexane-1,2-dione acylhydrolase (decyclizing): MKSLRLTVAQALVRFLAAQHTERDGKEQRLIRGVWAIFGHGNVSGLGQALEEYGDQVGLPTYHPQNEQAMVHAAIAYAKHTRRLSTFACTASVGPGSTNMLTAAATATVNRLPVLLLPSDYFANRLPDPVLQQLEHPTEHDVSVNDAFRPLSRFFTRITRPSQLLSALPEAMRVLTDPAETGAVTVCLPEDVQTEAYDWPASFFAPRVWRIRRPAPEPEVVAQAAALIRQAQRPLIVTGGGTLYAEAQEALAAFAQRFGIPVAESQGGKGALPWNHPMCVGPVGANGGTAANRLAREADLVIAIGTRLGDFVTASKTAFQHPEVRFIGVNVLPFDAAKLSGLALVADARRALEALEAALAGFAGTQAAYRSEVAQLKQEWDALVQHYRTPKPEKSQMAQAEVIGLVNEVFGPQATVICAAGSLPGDLLKLWRCEDSKAYHLEYGFSCMGYEIPAGLGVALAEPGREVVVFVGDGSYLMMNSEIVTAVAEGLEFTVILVDNRAFGSIRGLQLSVGSPSFNNELRRRDARTGRTDGAVLELDFAAHARAMGARVWTPQNYQALQEALREARKARGVRVIVVPVSLEDRVPGFEGWWDVPVAEVSSQPEVQKARQTYEAHLKKQRHF; the protein is encoded by the coding sequence TTGAAATCCCTGCGTCTTACTGTAGCCCAGGCCCTGGTCAGGTTCCTCGCCGCGCAGCACACCGAGCGGGACGGCAAAGAACAGCGTCTGATCCGGGGGGTCTGGGCTATCTTCGGGCACGGCAACGTCTCCGGGCTGGGGCAGGCCCTGGAAGAGTACGGTGACCAGGTCGGCCTGCCCACCTACCACCCGCAAAACGAACAGGCCATGGTGCACGCCGCCATTGCCTATGCCAAACACACCCGCCGGTTGAGCACCTTTGCCTGCACCGCCTCGGTGGGGCCGGGCTCCACCAATATGCTGACCGCAGCAGCCACCGCCACCGTAAACCGCCTGCCGGTGTTGCTCCTGCCCTCCGATTACTTTGCCAACCGCCTGCCCGACCCGGTGTTGCAGCAGCTCGAGCACCCCACCGAGCACGACGTCAGCGTCAACGATGCTTTCCGGCCCCTGAGCCGCTTCTTCACCCGCATCACCCGGCCCTCCCAGCTCCTCTCCGCCCTGCCCGAGGCCATGCGGGTGCTCACCGACCCCGCCGAGACCGGGGCCGTTACAGTTTGCCTGCCCGAGGATGTGCAGACCGAGGCCTACGACTGGCCCGCGTCCTTCTTTGCCCCCAGGGTCTGGCGCATCCGCCGCCCCGCCCCTGAGCCGGAGGTGGTGGCCCAGGCCGCCGCGCTGATCCGGCAGGCCCAGCGCCCGCTGATCGTGACCGGCGGGGGCACGCTCTACGCCGAGGCCCAGGAGGCGCTTGCGGCTTTTGCCCAGCGCTTTGGCATTCCGGTGGCCGAGTCGCAGGGCGGCAAAGGGGCCCTGCCCTGGAACCACCCCATGTGCGTGGGGCCGGTGGGCGCCAACGGCGGAACCGCGGCCAACCGCCTGGCCCGCGAGGCCGATCTGGTTATCGCCATTGGTACGCGGCTGGGCGACTTTGTGACCGCTTCCAAAACCGCCTTCCAGCACCCGGAGGTCAGGTTCATCGGGGTGAATGTGCTGCCTTTCGATGCGGCGAAACTTAGCGGCCTCGCGCTGGTGGCCGATGCCCGGCGGGCCCTCGAGGCTCTGGAGGCGGCCCTGGCCGGTTTTGCTGGCACCCAGGCCGCCTACCGCTCGGAGGTGGCCCAGCTCAAGCAGGAGTGGGACGCGCTGGTGCAGCACTACCGCACCCCCAAACCCGAGAAATCGCAGATGGCCCAGGCCGAGGTGATTGGCCTGGTCAACGAGGTGTTCGGCCCCCAGGCCACGGTCATCTGCGCGGCGGGGAGCCTGCCGGGCGACCTGCTCAAACTGTGGCGCTGTGAGGATTCCAAGGCGTATCACCTCGAGTACGGCTTCTCCTGCATGGGCTACGAGATTCCCGCCGGGCTGGGGGTGGCCCTGGCCGAGCCGGGGCGCGAGGTGGTGGTCTTCGTGGGGGACGGCAGCTACCTGATGATGAACTCGGAGATCGTCACCGCGGTGGCCGAGGGGCTCGAGTTCACGGTCATTCTGGTGGACAACCGGGCCTTTGGTTCCATCCGCGGCCTGCAGCTCTCGGTGGGCTCCCCCTCCTTCAACAACGAGCTGCGGCGGCGCGACGCCCGGACGGGCCGCACCGACGGGGCGGTGCTCGAGCTGGACTTTGCCGCCCACGCGCGGGCCATGGGGGCGCGGGTGTGGACCCCCCAGAACTACCAGGCGCTGCAAGAGGCCCTGCGGGAAGCCCGCAAAGCCCGGGGGGTGCGGGTCATCGTGGTGCCGGTGAGCCTGGAGGATCGGGTTCCCGGCTTTGAGGGCTGGTGGGACGTGCCGGTGGCTGAGGTCTCGAGCCAGCCCGAGGTGCAGAAGGCCCGCCAAACCTATGAGGCCCACCTGAAGAAACAACGTCACTTCTGA
- a CDS encoding ABC transporter permease — MTVQSRDERLQPIGLWQRLLLRPELGSIAGLIVVFTFFAVMAGNSGFLTWAGTRNYLEVAAQLGILASAVALLMIAGEFDLSVSSMIGVAAISMALLAHPDYGNLPLGLAILLTLGLALSVGYLNGYLVLRTGLPSFIVTLAMMFILAGANIGFTKLITKLTIVSGLNEKIAQDPIAHLFTGTLLGLPAAVWWWLGVMGVLSFVLLRTPFGNWIFGAGGDANAARNVGVPVHRVKITLFMLTAGAATLLATIQVMGLGSANVLQGQGKELEAIAAAVIGGCLLTGGYGSVIGAGIGALILAIVQQGIIYTNIDLDWFKVMVGGMILGAVILNNHLRKLSMQVRR; from the coding sequence ATGACAGTGCAGTCGCGCGACGAACGGTTGCAGCCCATTGGCCTCTGGCAACGGCTGCTGTTGCGGCCCGAGCTGGGTTCGATTGCCGGGTTGATTGTGGTCTTCACTTTTTTCGCCGTCATGGCTGGCAACAGCGGCTTTCTGACCTGGGCCGGAACCCGCAATTACCTCGAGGTCGCCGCCCAGCTCGGCATCCTGGCCTCGGCGGTGGCCTTGCTGATGATCGCCGGGGAGTTCGACCTCTCGGTGAGCTCAATGATCGGGGTGGCGGCCATCAGCATGGCCCTGCTGGCCCACCCCGACTACGGCAACCTACCCCTGGGGCTGGCCATCCTGCTCACCCTGGGCCTGGCCCTTTCGGTGGGCTACCTCAACGGCTACCTGGTGCTGCGCACGGGCCTGCCCAGCTTTATCGTGACCCTGGCCATGATGTTCATCCTGGCCGGGGCCAACATCGGTTTTACCAAACTCATCACCAAGCTCACCATCGTCTCGGGCCTGAACGAGAAAATCGCCCAGGACCCCATCGCCCACCTGTTCACCGGCACGCTGTTGGGCCTGCCGGCGGCGGTCTGGTGGTGGCTGGGGGTGATGGGGGTGCTCAGCTTCGTACTGCTACGAACCCCTTTTGGCAACTGGATTTTTGGGGCCGGCGGCGACGCCAACGCCGCCCGCAACGTGGGCGTGCCGGTGCACCGGGTCAAGATCACCCTCTTCATGCTGACCGCGGGCGCTGCCACCCTGCTGGCCACCATTCAGGTGATGGGACTGGGTTCGGCCAATGTGCTGCAGGGCCAGGGGAAGGAGCTCGAGGCCATCGCCGCAGCGGTGATTGGCGGCTGTCTGCTCACCGGGGGGTATGGCTCGGTGATCGGGGCCGGCATCGGGGCTTTGATTCTGGCCATCGTGCAGCAAGGCATCATCTACACCAACATTGACCTGGACTGGTTCAAGGTGATGGTGGGGGGGATGATTCTGGGCGCGGTCATTCTCAACAACCATCTGCGCAAGCTCTCCATGCAGGTGCGGAGGTAG
- a CDS encoding DivIVA domain-containing protein: protein MEDRITGEFRIERGERSDLTPLDIRYQEFRQGLRGYLVAEVREYLGRVADVQTALIEENERLRSHIRELEAQLAKAKEGEAELKRAVVAAERIAREIKAQAEREAELIRRETESERQAALQELIEQMKRIKNDIEQVRNERDLFVSQFRALLEGYLASLDRFKR, encoded by the coding sequence GTGGAAGATCGTATAACCGGTGAGTTTCGCATCGAACGCGGTGAGCGCAGCGACCTGACCCCTCTGGACATCCGCTACCAGGAGTTTCGCCAGGGCTTGCGCGGCTATTTGGTGGCCGAGGTGCGGGAGTACCTGGGCCGGGTGGCCGACGTCCAGACCGCCCTCATCGAAGAAAACGAGCGCTTGCGCAGCCATATCCGCGAGCTCGAGGCCCAGCTAGCCAAGGCCAAAGAGGGCGAGGCCGAGCTCAAGCGGGCGGTGGTGGCGGCTGAGCGCATCGCCCGCGAGATCAAGGCCCAGGCTGAGCGCGAGGCTGAGCTCATCCGGCGGGAGACCGAGTCCGAGCGACAGGCCGCGCTGCAAGAGCTAATTGAGCAGATGAAGCGCATCAAAAACGACATCGAACAGGTGCGCAACGAGCGCGACCTGTTTGTGAGCCAGTTTCGCGCCCTGCTCGAGGGTTACCTGGCCTCGCTGGATCGCTTCAAACGCTAA